Sequence from the Paenibacillus riograndensis SBR5 genome:
CATAACGTCCGTCTTCGGAATAACTTTCATTTTTAGGATAAAAGAAGTTGTTTACACCAAAGTGGTATACGTTATAAAGGGCTTTTTGCGCAAATGCATCATCAAAAGTGGCACGGCGCAGGGCAACCCCAAGTTTCTCATATGACATTTCCGAGAACACCAGCAAATGGCGGAGATCGGACAAAAAGCCCTGATAAAAGAGCAGCGTTTCCTCATCTTCCTCCGTGACCAGCTGCGGCAGCGCATGCTGATTCAGGAATATCTCCATTTTTCCGATTACGGATTTAAGCTTTTCTCTCGTCGTTTCACACAATTTCTGCACATTGGCTGCTGACATGGCGATTGCTCCCCCTTATTAGTCCTAGCTCTTGTAGTTGTAACCCATACAATCACAGCGAGGCATTTCCAAGCGCTTTTACATCGTAAGCACTTACTTTCTGATATTAACATAAAACCTTGGACGACGGTATCCTTTTCTGAAATGCATAAAACCTGCGCTCTCTCCTAAACCTACAGCTATACCATGCCATAAAGGAGCGGAAAATATGTCACGCAAAAATGCAATGATAGCCGGTTTGATCACCGCCGCTTTTACTATAGCCGTGTTCACGTACACGCTTCGGCCGGATGGAGGCCCTGCGCTGAAACAAGCCTCTGTACCGAACCCGCATCAGGAAAAAACAATTAAAAAAAAGGCCCTTACCCAGGATGTCAGCTCCACCGACCGTCTGAACAGAACAGATGTCAGCAAGCATCTGCGGACCATGTTATCCGAGACGGACGGCAAAACGCCCGAGGATATTTCAGCATATGCCAAACAGCTGCAGCAGGGACACGGACATATTGCCATGCTGATGTGGATTGATTTCCGCACGAAGCAGTCCAGCACGTTCAAATCATCTTTTCCCGAAGGAAGCGACCAGGAGAATAAACGGCTGCTGAAGTACCTGAACACCGCAAAAACGGCCATTCAGAGGCATCAGAGCTATGAATCCCCTTCCTTTATCATCGGCAATAAAAAATACTATTTCACAGCCCAGCGTGACCGGGAGGGACATTATGGTGTCATCGCCCTGATCAATCAGAGGATTCTCGACCGGGTGGCCGAGCATCAGCTCAAAAACCTGCGGCTGATCCCCTATCCGAAGGAAGGGAAATACCGGGTGGAATCCGTTCATGCCGATACCCTGAAGGAGCTTACCGTCAAGACCGGCCACGATAATGAGAACGCCAGCCATTATTACGAAAATGAGATCGTCGTCCGCTTCAAAAACGGCCATCCCACCGCCGGACAGCT
This genomic interval carries:
- a CDS encoding YpuI family protein; this encodes MSAANVQKLCETTREKLKSVIGKMEIFLNQHALPQLVTEEDEETLLFYQGFLSDLRHLLVFSEMSYEKLGVALRRATFDDAFAQKALYNVYHFGVNNFFYPKNESYSEDGRYAYTGQDAIRFRKKPVRPARDIILDITKVYEELRDDLSYYENDYLTEKRMQNQV